From a region of the Chitinophaga caseinilytica genome:
- a CDS encoding glycoside hydrolase family 30 protein yields the protein MNFPIKTLVLGFVCCVFSCKGSGGPGPVDPPGPKGPSDVAFWLTKGDKSVLFKKQDVILNFSDQLNPWPNIAVDESQTFQGIDGFGYTLTGGSATLINQLPESRKAALLDELFRWDSTHIGVSYLRISIGASDLSAATFSYDDMPDGQTDPTLANFSIQMEKTDLIPVLKRILAINPAIKILGSPWSPPVWMKTNGNFKGGKLKVEYYAAYAQYFVKYVKAMQAEGIPIDAITPQNEPLHPGNNPSLEMLAPEQADFIGSHLGPAFRAAGISTKIICYDHNADRPDYPATVLQDAKAAQFTDGSAFHLYGGPISALTEVHNAFPDKHIYFTEQWVGGPGNFGEDLKWHVANLIIGAPRNWSRNVLEWNLAATADYKPHTPGGCTTCLGAVTIGNDYTKNVAYYIIAHASKFVRPGSVRIASAQSGTLQNVAFRTPEGKKVLIVLNGGGNAQSFNIQYKGKQVTTELAPGAVGTYVW from the coding sequence ATGAATTTTCCGATAAAGACACTCGTACTGGGCTTCGTTTGCTGCGTTTTCAGCTGCAAGGGAAGCGGCGGGCCCGGGCCGGTAGATCCGCCAGGGCCGAAAGGGCCGTCTGACGTGGCTTTCTGGCTCACGAAGGGCGACAAATCCGTCCTGTTCAAAAAGCAGGACGTTATCCTCAACTTCAGCGACCAACTGAACCCATGGCCTAATATAGCGGTAGACGAATCGCAGACTTTCCAGGGGATAGACGGGTTCGGATATACGCTCACCGGCGGCAGCGCCACACTCATCAACCAATTGCCTGAATCCCGGAAAGCCGCGCTGCTGGACGAATTGTTCCGTTGGGACAGTACGCACATCGGCGTGAGCTACCTCCGGATCAGCATCGGCGCGTCTGACCTGAGCGCGGCAACTTTCAGTTACGACGATATGCCCGACGGGCAAACCGATCCCACGCTGGCGAACTTTTCCATCCAAATGGAGAAAACCGATCTGATCCCGGTGTTGAAGCGGATATTGGCCATCAATCCCGCCATTAAAATCCTCGGTTCTCCCTGGTCGCCGCCGGTGTGGATGAAAACGAACGGCAATTTCAAGGGAGGAAAGCTGAAAGTGGAATATTACGCGGCCTATGCGCAGTATTTCGTGAAATATGTGAAGGCGATGCAGGCCGAAGGCATTCCCATCGATGCCATCACGCCGCAAAATGAACCGCTGCATCCGGGCAACAATCCCAGCCTGGAGATGCTGGCGCCCGAACAGGCGGATTTTATCGGGAGCCATCTCGGCCCTGCGTTCCGCGCGGCGGGCATTTCCACGAAGATCATCTGTTACGACCACAACGCCGACCGGCCCGATTATCCGGCAACGGTGCTGCAAGACGCGAAGGCGGCGCAATTTACCGACGGTTCCGCGTTCCACCTTTACGGCGGCCCCATTTCCGCGCTCACGGAGGTGCACAACGCTTTCCCTGACAAGCATATTTATTTTACGGAGCAATGGGTAGGAGGGCCGGGTAATTTCGGGGAAGACCTGAAATGGCACGTGGCCAACCTCATCATCGGCGCGCCCCGCAACTGGAGCCGCAACGTGCTGGAATGGAACCTCGCCGCCACGGCCGATTACAAGCCCCATACCCCTGGCGGCTGCACTACCTGCCTCGGTGCCGTAACTATCGGAAACGATTACACGAAAAATGTGGCGTACTACATCATCGCCCACGCATCGAAATTCGTACGCCCCGGATCGGTGCGCATCGCTTCCGCACAATCGGGAACGTTGCAAAACGTGGCTTTCCGCACGCCGGAAGGCAAAAAAGTGCTCATCGTGCTCAACGGCGGCGGCAATGCGCAGTCGTTCAACATCCAGTACAAGGGCAAACAGGTGACCACGGAACTGGCGCCAGGAGCGGTAGGCACATACGTGTGGTAA
- a CDS encoding glycoside hydrolase family 16 protein, translating to MEHVGYDPNRVHMSVHTEAYNHSIGTQKTATTTVDKAIGEFHVYRVDWTPYAIRGYIDGSLLFTFTNESKGYKTWPFDKKFHFLLNIAVGGNWGGQQGIDDSVFPAVMEIDYVRAYKMIDK from the coding sequence ATGGAGCACGTGGGCTACGATCCCAACCGTGTGCATATGAGCGTGCATACCGAAGCTTACAATCACTCCATCGGCACCCAGAAAACCGCTACCACCACGGTCGATAAAGCGATCGGGGAATTTCATGTGTACCGGGTAGACTGGACGCCATACGCCATCCGCGGGTACATCGACGGGTCACTGCTGTTCACTTTTACCAACGAAAGCAAAGGCTACAAAACCTGGCCGTTCGACAAGAAATTCCATTTCCTCCTCAACATCGCCGTAGGCGGCAATTGGGGCGGGCAGCAGGGGATAGACGATTCCGTTTTCCCCGCCGTCATGGAAATCGATTATGTACGCGCCTATAAAATGATCGACAAATGA
- a CDS encoding glycoside hydrolase family 16 protein — MKTIHFLPALLIGLQMLACGGKNNDPAPPPYIPPTPVDKNWQFEATPVWADEFDYNGLPDPAKWTYDLGGGGWGNNELQYYTDKAANAQVANGMLSVIARKEKMDNRDYTSARLVSKGRGDFLYGRFEIKAKLPAGKGTWPAIWMLPTDWAYGDWPKSGKSTSWSTWATIPTVCI; from the coding sequence ATGAAAACGATCCACTTTCTGCCGGCGCTGCTAATCGGCCTGCAAATGCTCGCCTGCGGCGGCAAAAACAACGATCCCGCACCGCCGCCTTACATTCCGCCGACGCCCGTCGACAAAAACTGGCAATTCGAAGCCACGCCCGTTTGGGCCGACGAGTTCGATTACAACGGCCTTCCCGACCCCGCGAAATGGACTTACGACCTCGGCGGCGGCGGCTGGGGCAACAACGAACTGCAATATTATACCGACAAAGCCGCCAACGCACAGGTCGCCAACGGGATGCTGTCGGTCATAGCCCGGAAGGAAAAGATGGACAACCGGGATTACACTTCCGCGCGCCTCGTTTCCAAAGGTCGCGGCGATTTCCTGTACGGCAGGTTCGAGATCAAGGCGAAACTGCCCGCGGGCAAAGGGACCTGGCCCGCCATCTGGATGTTGCCGACCGACTGGGCGTATGGAGATTGGCCGAAATCGGGGAAATCGACATCATGGAGCACGTGGGCTACGATCCCAACCGTGTGCATATGA
- a CDS encoding RagB/SusD family nutrient uptake outer membrane protein, producing MKSRYFPIICALAAGLTVSSCADSWLEPELRGTDLEQNFYKNETEAFKGLVAVYDVVGWQGGGYVTRTGMANAASDDHFAGGGGASDVNDLQVMTRWELTPEIGPHNDLWRKGFSGIFRANKLLEKLPAIPMDEAKKARFAAECKFLRAYFYFDLVRMFKNIPLFVKPVEINQMFEATQAAPAEVWAQIEKDLKEAIGEAQLPDRIPPGDEKARVTKGAAHALLGKVYIYQEKWAAAATELALVNAIPGMANPTYGYKLLTNFGDLFKSTPQFKFNEESIFEISYTNTSQGTWDCVACTEGNVLNIMTGPRSYTAKTADAPDYVSGWSFLTVTKELYAVMKDDPRFPYTIADLKALVAAGKASYSPGHDDTGYFLEKFAGRASNRVPSGIPELNFPQNIYDMRLADTYLLEAEALVRQGQGGGAGSRAYALLNAVRGRVGLLPVEATIDNIFLERRKELAGEGHRFFDLLRTKQAEVVLKARGFDEKKNYVFPIPFNDLQSTKMEQNKEWGGSK from the coding sequence ATGAAATCGAGATATTTTCCCATCATATGCGCGCTGGCGGCCGGTTTGACGGTTAGCTCCTGCGCGGATTCCTGGCTGGAGCCCGAATTGCGCGGCACCGACCTCGAACAGAATTTCTATAAAAACGAAACGGAAGCCTTCAAAGGCCTGGTAGCGGTGTACGACGTGGTAGGATGGCAGGGCGGGGGATACGTGACCCGTACGGGCATGGCCAACGCGGCCTCCGACGATCATTTTGCCGGTGGTGGCGGCGCAAGCGATGTGAACGATCTGCAGGTGATGACCCGCTGGGAACTGACGCCCGAGATCGGGCCGCACAACGACCTCTGGCGCAAAGGCTTCTCCGGGATTTTCCGCGCCAACAAACTCCTCGAAAAACTGCCCGCCATTCCCATGGACGAAGCGAAGAAAGCGCGTTTCGCGGCGGAGTGCAAATTCCTCCGGGCCTACTTTTACTTCGACCTGGTGCGGATGTTCAAAAACATTCCCCTGTTCGTGAAACCCGTCGAAATCAACCAGATGTTCGAAGCCACACAGGCCGCGCCGGCGGAAGTGTGGGCGCAGATCGAAAAAGACCTGAAAGAAGCCATTGGCGAAGCCCAACTGCCCGACCGCATTCCGCCGGGAGATGAAAAAGCGCGCGTCACCAAAGGCGCAGCGCACGCCCTGCTCGGCAAAGTCTACATCTACCAGGAGAAATGGGCCGCGGCGGCAACGGAACTGGCGCTGGTGAACGCTATTCCCGGCATGGCCAACCCGACGTACGGTTACAAGCTCCTCACCAACTTCGGCGACCTCTTCAAATCCACGCCGCAGTTCAAGTTCAACGAAGAATCGATTTTCGAGATTTCGTACACCAACACCTCGCAGGGCACCTGGGATTGCGTGGCTTGTACGGAAGGCAACGTCCTCAACATCATGACCGGCCCCAGGAGCTATACGGCCAAAACCGCGGATGCGCCGGATTATGTGTCGGGCTGGAGCTTTTTGACGGTGACGAAGGAATTGTACGCCGTGATGAAAGACGATCCCCGGTTCCCCTATACCATCGCCGATCTGAAGGCGCTCGTGGCAGCGGGGAAGGCATCGTATTCCCCGGGGCACGACGATACCGGGTACTTCCTCGAAAAATTTGCCGGGCGCGCGTCTAACCGCGTTCCCAGCGGTATCCCGGAACTGAACTTCCCGCAGAATATTTACGATATGCGACTGGCGGACACCTATCTCCTGGAAGCCGAAGCCCTCGTGCGCCAGGGCCAGGGCGGCGGCGCGGGATCGCGCGCGTATGCGCTCCTCAACGCCGTGCGCGGCCGGGTAGGACTGCTGCCCGTGGAGGCTACCATCGACAATATTTTCCTGGAAAGAAGGAAGGAACTGGCCGGTGAAGGGCATCGCTTCTTCGACCTGCTGCGGACCAAACAGGCCGAAGTAGTGCTGAAAGCACGCGGGTTCGACGAAAAGAAGAACTACGTGTTCCCGATCCCGTTCAACGACCTGCAAAGCACGAAAATGGAGCAGAACAAGGAATGGGGCGGCTCGAAATAA
- a CDS encoding TonB-dependent receptor: MKLTTFILLVACLQISAKGLSQQITLKERNAPLKKVLKEISRQSGLSIVYDESLLAGTSKVTIDIKDVPVKQAMNLLLLNQPVGYIVEGQKIVIRPMTVPVMAADTTFPVTGTVTDEKGAPLPGVTVRVLNTSVGTTSDAGGRYSLRVPGKSGQLVFSILGYTPRTLGTSGGTLDVQLALSETSLTETVVVGYGTQKKAVVTGAISSVRAKDLENMPINRVEQALQGRTSGVIIASNSGQPGSAATVRIRGLTTFNNNNPLWVVDGVVVDNGGIGFLNQNDIESIQVLKDAASQAIYGARAAAGVILITTKKGKAGKLLINYNGYYGVSRPARKLDLMDAREYATMVNEANVNDGAAPKYADPAALGKGSDWQSTIFNNSAVRQNHELSISGGSEKSTFYTSFGYLSQEGIVASDISNYKRFNARLNSTYKVTPWLTFGENVGYSYDKSVGLGNTNSEFGGPLSSAINLDPITPVVETDPAKMNAEPYNHPFVRRNALGQPYGISRDVTQEMTNPLAYISTRLGNYNWSHNIVGNVYLEAEPVKGLKARSSVGSKLAFYGHEAFTPKFLLNSSTNQTIAIFNRGINNIFFWNIENTLSYTREIGLHTGTVLVGQGAYKEGGARSSEIFFDDVPATTFDEASFNYKVAKEKRRADGSEGIDHLVSSIFARLNYNYDERYMLEGIIRRDGSSRFGANNKYGIFPSFSLGWVPSREAFWPQNDVVDLLKFRGGYGVVGSDAIGDFSYLPTVGSGRNYTIGSLPTSAEGSSPNAPANPDLKWEETHQTNIGFEAYLFKKLNVQFDWFKKNTKDILMQRRLPWYVGSVSDPNANIGSMENAGVELELSYNQELGDLNLNLSGNVSYMKNKVTYLGENRQFLYLGSASFQNMGNITRAEIGRPFNAFYMFEHLGIFQNQSEIDAYVNKDGQKIQPKAKPGDFKWKDINGDGQINDDDRDYIGNPTPNWTYGMTINAAYKGFDLVIFGQGAAGNQIFQGLRRLDILTANWQQKSLNRWHGEGTSNTHPRMTFTDDNDNYSRGSQFYLEDGDYFRIKILQLGYTLPSQLVKKAGFERVRVHVMSENLLTFTKYTGYDPEIGGGILSIDRGIYPQARTFMVGLNFTY, translated from the coding sequence ATGAAACTCACCACCTTTATCCTGCTGGTAGCCTGTCTACAGATCAGTGCCAAGGGTTTGTCTCAGCAGATCACCCTCAAGGAGCGGAATGCGCCCTTAAAGAAGGTGTTGAAAGAAATATCGCGCCAGTCGGGCCTGTCGATCGTGTACGACGAAAGTTTGCTCGCCGGCACCAGCAAAGTCACCATCGACATTAAGGACGTTCCCGTAAAACAGGCCATGAACCTGCTGTTGCTGAACCAGCCGGTGGGGTACATCGTGGAGGGACAGAAAATCGTTATCCGTCCCATGACCGTTCCCGTTATGGCGGCAGACACGACGTTCCCCGTGACCGGGACCGTCACCGATGAAAAAGGCGCGCCATTGCCCGGGGTAACCGTGCGCGTCCTCAATACCAGCGTAGGCACCACTTCTGACGCGGGCGGCCGCTACAGCCTGCGCGTGCCGGGCAAAAGCGGGCAACTGGTTTTCAGTATTTTAGGGTACACGCCCCGCACGCTCGGTACCAGCGGCGGAACGCTCGACGTGCAGCTGGCCCTTTCCGAAACTTCCCTGACGGAAACGGTAGTGGTGGGATACGGTACGCAGAAAAAAGCGGTGGTGACGGGGGCGATCTCGTCTGTCCGCGCCAAAGACCTGGAAAACATGCCCATCAACCGCGTGGAGCAGGCGCTGCAGGGCCGCACTTCCGGCGTGATCATCGCCTCCAACTCCGGCCAGCCGGGCTCCGCGGCCACGGTGCGCATCCGCGGCCTTACGACGTTCAACAACAATAACCCGCTCTGGGTGGTAGACGGTGTGGTGGTGGATAACGGCGGGATCGGGTTCCTCAATCAAAACGACATCGAATCCATCCAGGTGCTGAAAGACGCCGCGTCGCAGGCCATCTATGGCGCCCGCGCGGCGGCCGGTGTCATCCTCATCACCACCAAAAAAGGGAAGGCCGGCAAGCTGCTCATCAATTACAACGGCTATTACGGCGTTTCGAGGCCCGCCCGCAAACTCGATCTCATGGACGCGCGCGAATACGCCACGATGGTGAACGAAGCCAACGTGAACGACGGCGCCGCGCCGAAATACGCCGACCCCGCGGCGCTGGGGAAGGGATCGGACTGGCAGTCGACCATCTTCAACAACAGCGCCGTCCGCCAGAACCATGAGCTCAGCATCAGCGGCGGCAGCGAGAAATCGACGTTCTACACTTCTTTCGGTTACCTCTCGCAGGAAGGTATCGTGGCCAGCGATATCTCCAATTACAAACGCTTCAACGCACGGCTCAACTCCACCTACAAAGTAACGCCATGGCTTACTTTCGGGGAGAACGTCGGGTATTCCTACGATAAATCGGTGGGGTTGGGGAACACCAACTCCGAATTCGGTGGCCCCCTCAGTTCCGCCATCAACCTCGATCCCATCACGCCCGTCGTGGAAACCGACCCGGCGAAGATGAACGCGGAACCGTATAATCACCCGTTCGTCCGCAGGAACGCCCTGGGCCAGCCCTACGGCATTTCGAGGGATGTTACCCAGGAAATGACCAATCCGCTCGCCTACATTTCCACCCGCCTCGGCAATTACAACTGGAGCCATAACATCGTGGGCAATGTCTACCTCGAAGCGGAACCGGTGAAAGGATTGAAGGCGCGCTCTTCCGTAGGTTCCAAACTGGCGTTCTACGGCCATGAAGCGTTCACGCCCAAATTCCTGCTGAATTCGTCCACCAATCAAACCATCGCGATCTTCAACCGCGGCATCAACAACATCTTTTTCTGGAATATCGAGAACACCCTTTCCTATACCCGCGAAATAGGGCTGCACACGGGAACGGTGCTCGTTGGCCAGGGCGCTTACAAGGAAGGCGGCGCAAGGAGCTCGGAGATTTTCTTCGATGATGTGCCTGCCACTACGTTCGATGAGGCTTCCTTCAATTACAAAGTGGCCAAGGAAAAACGCCGGGCAGACGGTAGTGAAGGGATCGATCACCTTGTGTCGTCCATCTTCGCGCGGTTGAATTACAATTACGATGAAAGGTATATGCTGGAAGGGATCATCCGCCGCGATGGCTCCTCCCGCTTCGGCGCCAACAACAAATACGGTATTTTCCCTTCGTTCTCGCTCGGATGGGTGCCCAGCCGCGAAGCCTTCTGGCCGCAGAACGACGTGGTAGACCTGCTCAAGTTCCGCGGCGGATACGGTGTGGTGGGCAGCGACGCCATCGGCGATTTCTCCTATCTCCCCACCGTGGGCAGCGGCCGGAACTACACCATCGGTTCCCTGCCAACCAGCGCGGAAGGTTCCAGCCCCAACGCGCCCGCGAACCCCGATCTGAAATGGGAAGAAACCCATCAGACCAATATCGGGTTCGAAGCGTACCTTTTCAAGAAACTGAACGTACAGTTCGACTGGTTCAAGAAAAACACCAAAGACATCCTCATGCAGCGCAGGCTCCCCTGGTACGTGGGCTCGGTCAGCGATCCCAACGCCAACATCGGCTCCATGGAAAACGCCGGTGTGGAACTGGAACTTTCGTACAACCAGGAGCTGGGCGACCTCAACCTGAACCTCAGCGGCAACGTGAGCTACATGAAGAACAAGGTGACCTACCTCGGTGAAAACCGGCAGTTCCTTTACCTCGGTTCGGCATCGTTCCAGAATATGGGCAACATCACCCGCGCCGAAATCGGCCGTCCGTTCAACGCGTTCTACATGTTCGAGCACCTGGGCATTTTCCAGAACCAGAGCGAGATAGACGCGTATGTCAATAAAGATGGACAGAAGATCCAGCCGAAAGCGAAGCCGGGCGATTTCAAATGGAAAGATATCAACGGAGACGGACAGATCAACGACGACGACCGCGATTACATCGGCAACCCCACGCCCAACTGGACGTACGGGATGACGATCAACGCCGCTTACAAGGGTTTCGATCTCGTAATCTTCGGACAGGGCGCCGCCGGCAACCAGATCTTCCAGGGCCTGCGCCGGCTCGATATCCTGACGGCCAACTGGCAGCAAAAATCCCTCAACCGCTGGCACGGCGAAGGCACGTCGAACACCCATCCCCGGATGACGTTCACCGACGATAACGACAACTATTCCCGCGGTTCGCAATTCTACCTCGAAGACGGTGATTACTTCCGCATCAAAATCCTCCAGCTCGGTTATACCCTGCCTTCCCAACTCGTGAAAAAAGCGGGCTTCGAAAGGGTGCGGGTGCATGTGATGAGCGAGAACCTGCTCACTTTCACGAAATATACCGGCTATGATCCCGAGATCGGCGGCGGCATCCTGAGCATCGACCGGGGCATTTATCCGCAGGCGCGGACGTTTATGGTAGGACTGAACTTTACCTATTAA
- a CDS encoding FecR domain-containing protein: protein MSTSTDHEKLLQRYLDGHITPEEATELMEWLLQTGAHRQVLQRMQGEFRELVAERPEIDPAVSQRMETRLLESIRATRVRRLPVSRWAAAAAILVLLGAGGLYFLTRPSIPKQTIVQVNPVSPADIAPGSDKAELTLADGSVVTLDSAGNQVIRQGETLVRQQNGQLLYSNGTQPAVGYNTLTVPRGGQFQIVLPDGSRVWLNSTSRLRFPTAFHDGRRIVELEGQGYFDVSPDAQRPFIVHTRAANVEVLGTGFDVMAYPDEKTMNTTLVEGAVKVKDVKLKPGQQARVEHATGTITVAPADVPQVIAWKTGFFEFDNADIEDILRQAARWYDVDVTYRGKPGDLRIGGRISRNLPLSELLKMLEANGAKFSLEGRNLIVL from the coding sequence ATGTCAACATCCACGGACCACGAAAAACTGCTGCAACGATATCTCGACGGGCATATTACCCCTGAAGAGGCCACCGAACTGATGGAATGGCTCCTGCAAACGGGCGCGCACCGCCAGGTGCTGCAACGGATGCAGGGAGAATTCCGGGAACTGGTGGCCGAGCGCCCCGAGATCGACCCGGCAGTCAGCCAGCGTATGGAAACCCGCCTGCTGGAGAGTATCCGCGCCACGCGCGTTCGCCGATTGCCCGTAAGCCGCTGGGCCGCCGCCGCGGCCATCCTGGTGCTCCTCGGCGCCGGGGGGCTCTACTTCCTTACCCGTCCATCTATTCCAAAGCAAACCATTGTACAGGTAAACCCTGTTTCCCCGGCAGACATCGCGCCGGGCTCCGACAAGGCGGAACTTACGCTGGCAGACGGGTCCGTGGTTACGCTCGACAGTGCCGGCAACCAGGTGATCCGCCAGGGCGAAACGCTCGTTCGCCAGCAGAACGGCCAATTGCTGTACAGCAACGGTACCCAACCGGCCGTAGGTTACAACACCCTCACCGTGCCCCGTGGCGGGCAATTCCAGATCGTGTTGCCCGATGGCAGCCGCGTATGGCTGAACTCCACTTCCAGGCTCCGCTTTCCCACGGCTTTTCATGACGGCCGGCGTATCGTGGAGCTGGAGGGGCAGGGGTATTTCGACGTGAGCCCCGACGCGCAGCGGCCGTTTATCGTGCACACCCGCGCCGCCAATGTGGAAGTGCTGGGAACGGGGTTCGATGTGATGGCATACCCGGACGAAAAAACCATGAACACTACGTTGGTGGAAGGAGCCGTGAAGGTGAAGGACGTGAAGCTGAAACCCGGCCAGCAAGCCCGCGTGGAGCACGCAACGGGTACCATCACGGTGGCGCCGGCAGACGTGCCGCAGGTCATTGCCTGGAAAACGGGCTTCTTCGAGTTCGACAATGCCGATATCGAAGACATCCTCCGCCAGGCCGCGCGCTGGTACGATGTGGACGTAACGTACCGCGGCAAACCGGGGGACCTGCGGATCGGGGGGCGCATCAGCCGCAACCTGCCCCTGTCCGAACTGCTTAAAATGCTGGAAGCCAACGGCGCGAAGTTCAGCCTGGAAGGCCGGAACCTCATCGTATTGTGA
- a CDS encoding RNA polymerase sigma-70 factor: protein MDSTLSGTDLLIRMKNGDEQAFAAVYHQYHPSLYVFMLRYCKVPSLAEDLVHDVFLKVWEIRDRIQPELPFAGYLYRIARNHAFKTLQRAATDRSLREQILAQLNIAPEAGNPEQLIKSKEYDRLFHEALNQMPPQRLNVFRLCRQEGRTYDEAAEILGISRNAVKKHMVLGMRFIHNYIFRYGGISLAIAFHLKNYFPDGVPSL, encoded by the coding sequence ATGGATAGCACCCTATCCGGGACGGATTTGCTGATACGGATGAAGAACGGCGATGAGCAAGCGTTTGCAGCCGTATACCATCAGTACCACCCATCCCTTTACGTTTTTATGCTGCGATATTGCAAGGTGCCTTCGCTGGCGGAAGACCTTGTGCACGACGTATTCCTGAAAGTCTGGGAAATCCGTGACCGCATCCAGCCGGAGCTGCCATTCGCAGGGTATCTATACCGCATCGCCCGGAACCATGCGTTCAAGACCCTCCAGCGGGCGGCTACAGACCGCAGCCTGCGGGAACAGATCCTGGCGCAACTGAACATTGCCCCGGAAGCCGGCAACCCCGAGCAGCTCATCAAATCCAAGGAATACGACCGCCTTTTCCACGAAGCCCTCAACCAGATGCCGCCCCAGCGGCTCAATGTTTTCCGCCTTTGCCGGCAGGAAGGGCGGACGTACGACGAAGCCGCCGAAATCCTCGGTATTTCCCGCAACGCGGTGAAGAAACACATGGTGCTGGGCATGCGTTTCATCCACAATTACATCTTCCGTTACGGCGGCATTTCCCTCGCGATCGCCTTCCATCTGAAAAATTATTTTCCGGACGGGGTACCCTCTTTGTGA
- a CDS encoding LLM class flavin-dependent oxidoreductase, giving the protein MKQIKLSVLDQSVIRTGSNVRETLLETMALAQLADKLGYSRFWVSEHHNISTIAGSTPEVLLAFLSAHTEHIRLGSAGVMLPNHSSLKVAENFRMLEALAPGRIDLGVGRAPGGDRLTARILNPQNTFSDKDFVQQIMDLQHFLTDNAPEGTLYEKVKAMPQAETAPPIWLLTSSGGSGSVAAHFGTALSFAHFINPSGGPEVVHQYREAFRPSETLSAPLANFGIFAFASENPETVDRWQTIMDYRMLQIERGRDAPLPQYEEIRDQEYMPDEQLRVNYNRRRMVCGSAEEVKAKLTALCEQYEVDEVVISTIAESHEERLESFRLLAKAFGLSPRN; this is encoded by the coding sequence ATGAAGCAGATAAAATTGAGTGTACTGGACCAGTCCGTGATCCGGACCGGCAGTAACGTACGGGAAACCTTGCTGGAAACCATGGCTTTGGCGCAGCTGGCCGACAAACTGGGCTATTCGCGCTTCTGGGTGTCTGAACACCACAACATTTCTACCATCGCCGGCTCCACGCCGGAAGTATTGCTGGCCTTTCTTTCCGCGCACACCGAGCACATCCGCTTGGGCTCCGCCGGGGTGATGTTGCCCAACCACAGTTCGCTGAAAGTAGCCGAGAACTTCCGCATGCTCGAAGCCCTCGCGCCAGGGCGCATCGATCTCGGCGTGGGGCGCGCGCCCGGGGGCGACCGCCTTACCGCGCGCATCCTCAATCCGCAGAATACGTTCAGCGATAAGGATTTCGTGCAGCAGATCATGGACTTGCAGCATTTTCTTACAGACAATGCGCCCGAGGGCACGCTGTACGAAAAAGTGAAAGCCATGCCCCAGGCGGAAACGGCGCCGCCCATCTGGCTTCTCACTTCCAGCGGCGGCAGCGGCAGCGTGGCGGCACATTTCGGCACGGCGCTTTCCTTCGCCCATTTCATCAATCCCAGCGGCGGCCCGGAAGTGGTGCATCAGTACCGCGAAGCTTTCCGTCCTTCGGAAACACTTTCCGCCCCCCTCGCCAACTTCGGCATTTTCGCGTTCGCTTCCGAAAACCCCGAAACGGTAGACCGCTGGCAAACGATCATGGATTACCGCATGCTGCAGATTGAGCGGGGCCGCGACGCGCCCTTGCCGCAGTACGAAGAAATCCGCGATCAGGAATACATGCCCGACGAGCAACTGCGCGTGAATTACAACCGCCGCCGCATGGTGTGCGGATCTGCGGAGGAAGTGAAAGCGAAGCTCACCGCGCTTTGCGAACAATACGAAGTGGATGAGGTGGTGATCAGCACCATCGCCGAAAGCCACGAAGAACGATTGGAATCTTTCCGCCTGCTCGCAAAAGCATTCGGGCTGTCGCCCCGCAACTGA